The genome window GCCGAAGGTGAGAAAAAGCCGATTTACTTTATCCATAATGATTACTTCATTCAAATGAATAACTACCTGAAGGCTTACAAAAAAGCGAATAAAAAATACCCTACAAACGATGAGTTCTATACAAAAGCCTTTGATGTGCTTAAGACGATAGAGTTCAATAACTAATGATTGCTATAAATAACTAATGATTTGAAATGAAATGTTTTTTACGAAATATATTACTACTTCTATTTTTTAAACTTACATTATCTATTAACGCATTGGCACAAAACGAGGTGAGTGCTATTTCTGGAGGGCATTGGTCTGATCCTACCATTTGGAGTAACCAAAAAGTCCCTACAAAACTAGATAATGTTGACTTAAAAGATTATACGGTATTCTTGATTTTACCTCAAGGAGTGGACACACTTTTTGTTTGTAACAACTTGAATATTGATCAAGCAGGTAACTTGCTGATTGGTCATGATGAAGAAGCAGAAAAATGGATTGGAATAAATGGTAATATCCACTGTGATGGTACCATTGCTCAGGGTAGAGGAGAGAGTTCCATGGAATCGGAGTCTTTCCTTCACCCTTACAATAGTAACTTGATCATCAATACCAACTCAGCGACTTCTATCACTGGAAAGGGATATATCAATCCAAAAAATTTGGTGTTATCCGGTACTGAATCTTCAACGCTTACTATTGATCATTACAATATGGTGGTTGATGGAGATTTCAATATCATCAATACTTCAACACAAGAAGTGGACTTCACTGCATATACATTTTTGAAAGTATACGGCAGCTTAGGAATAAGCGGAGGTAGAGATCAAAAATGGTTGAATAAAACTCCTATCGTTTTTACTACAGAAGGAGTTATTGTTTGTGAAAACCTTGATCTATATTCTAAAAATGGAAGTATTCAATCATCCATCTACATTAAAAATGGAGGTAGTATTTCTACAAAAACCGTTAACCATACCAATGAATGGGTGGAGAGTGGAAACAAAGGTTTTCAACTTAAAATTGCAAGAACAGGTTTACTACGTTTGGGTGAGGATGCTTTACACCCAGAAACAATACAGAATGAGGAAGAGTTGTTCCAAGTGTTGAATTATGGTGAAATCCGTACTCACTTCAAAAATCATATTGAATCTTATGACTCTATGATGGTTCAAATTGAGCCTTATAAGCCAGAAAATTATGAAAATGCTACAGAATACAAACATGTGATTGGAGCATCTCATATTGGTGGTTGGTATAACTTTACTGAAAAACCCTACTTAATTGAAGGGTTGGACATGTTCAAAGAGTTTGGTTCAACAGCTTTTAAAACATCTCTTACCTGTGGATGGCAAAAGATGCATGCCCATTATCCTTTTAATCATGATTGGCCTAACCAATTCAACACCATGACGGGGTTAGCCAAATATCATTTGATGGATACGTTGTTTTCTGATGAAGAAATTAAAACCCATGCTGTTTGGGCTAACCCTAATTTTGGAGATTATTACAAAGAAGGTCCTGATAAAAACAACGATATCTATGCTCAAGAAGAGGAACAGTTTTTTCAATTAACAGTTCACCTACTTGAAACGTATGGAGATATGGACAAGCGTTTTGTGCTTCAGAATTGGGAAGGAGATTGGATGTTGAGAGGGTCTACAAGAAATTGGGAGAAAGAACCAGAAACAATACCTGTTGATATTCGATGGAGAGTAGATGGTATGGGACGAATGTTCCGTTCAAGAATGAGAGGTGTAGAAAAAGCAAGAGCTTTATATCCTGAGGCGAATGCAGAGGTTCTTTTTAGTGTAGAATTCAATAAACTTTTCTATAGAAAGGATGGAGAATACACGAATATGATCGAATTAGAAGTTCCGAATTTGATCGAACAAGTGATCCCACAAATGAGATTGGATATTAGTTCATGGTCATCGTATGATGGGAGATGGTTACAAGAGATTGAAGTTTTTCCTTATGGTTTCTTAAATGGTATTCGAATTGCAGAGTACTTTACAACTTCTGCCCATTTTGTTAATGAAGGTACACCGGTAATGCTAGGAGAATTTGGCATGAACGAGAATGAACCTTATATCCCAAAACAATACGAAAGAGAAGAATTACCAGAAATGTTTTCAGATCTGCTTGGCTTGGTGAAATACACTGGAGTACAACAGGTATACCTTTGGAATTTTTTCAGTTCTGGTGATCAAGCTTTCGAGTTTGAGAAAGGAGAACAATATGAACTTGATACTTTATACAAGTATTTGGATGGAAAATGGGTAGTAGAGCCAGACCAATCTTATGGTACTGTAGGTGCGTATTTGGAAGAGATTTTTAATGAAGATGAGATAAAAGACCCTACTTCAACAGAAGATAATTTTGTAAAAACATCGATTTTTCCAAACCCAGCTGAAGGAGAAATATATATCACAAGCGAAGCCTTGATAGAAGAAGTTTTAATCTATTCAACAACAGGAATTCTTTACAATAGGCAAGCTTTAGATAACACCAATAAAATCAATGTGAGTCAATTGCCTCCTGGGCATTTTTTAATACGAATTATCACAAACAAAGGTCAATCTACACATCAACTAATTAAGAAATAGGACAATATAAATATGAAACAATTATTACTTATACTGATTACTTGCCTCGCAGTATCGGCTTTCGCACAAGACCGAACTGTTAAAGGTACAGTATACTCTGATGAGGAAAATCTGCCACTTCCAGGTGTAAGTGTTGTCATCAAGGATGGAGATACTTCTAGAGGAATGATTACCGATATGGATGGTAGATTTACGATTAAAGTAAAAGAATCTGACATCTTGGTCTTCTCTTTTATAGGAATGGAAACTCAAGAAATTGCCGTAAACAATAGATCGGAAATTGAAGTGCGTTTAGGTTATGATGTTGAAGAGCTAGATGAAGTCGTAGTGAGTTCAGGTTACTTTGATATCAAAAAAGGAGATGTTGTTGGTGCGGTTGGAACAATTGGAAGCGATGAATTAGAACAAACAAGATCTGTAAATGTTGAAAACATGATTGCTGGTAGAGTGGCCGGTGTGATTGTATCAGGTAATGGTCAGCCAGGTGGTGGAGTTGGTATCCAGATTCGTGGTACGAACTCTATGCAAGGTGGCACTCAACCTTTATATGTAATTGATGGTATTCCGATGGATCCATTGACAGATGCACAAGGAAATGCAGGTAGTGGAGATTCTCAATCTGCTCTGAACTTTATTAATCCAAGTGATATCGAAAGTATCAATATTCTGAAAGATGCCAATGCAACAGCCATCTATGGAGCAAGAGGTGCCAACGGTGTAGTTGTAATCACAACGAAAGAAGCAGATGGCGGAAAAAGCTATGACAAACTAACAGCAACAGTAGAATTCGGTATTTCTGAAATCAATAATAAAATTGGTGTATTGGACGGTCCTCAATTTGAAGAGTACATGAACCAAAGAGTACTCAACAACTTTTACAAAGTGATCACCAACCCAGCCAGAGAAGGTATGGTGTTCGATGGAACGCAACCATTAACTCTGGAGAATTTTCCAGAAGTAGCAGAGCTGCCAGGTAGAATGCCTTTCCCTGAAACGACGGGTGTCAATACCGATTGGCAGGATATTACTTACCAACAGGCGATCACTCAGAATTATAACTTAGCCTACAGAGGGGGGAATAAGAAAGGGAACATGTCTTTAAGCTTCGGCCTAACGGATAATCAAGGGGTGATCATTAACTCTGATTATACAAGAGCTACCCTAAACATGAACATCAATAGACAAACTTTTGATGGGAAAGTGACCTTGAATTCTAGAACCAATGGATCTTATGGTACAGGTAGAGCAACATCTGCAGGTAACGGTGAAATGTTTAATGAGAAAGGCATTGTAACGAATACTTTAACCTTCCAACCCATTTATGAAGTATTAAATGATGGTCAATCGGATGATATTTATGCTCCATTAAACGAAGGATACTTATTATCGAACCCGTATACAATGGCAACTCAAGTACAGGATATTAAAGATGCTTATACATTTAACCAAGCATTTACGTTATCAACCAACTTTACGGATAACTTAAGTGCTACTGCAAAAGGTGCAGTGAACGTTCAAAGTAGCTATAGAAACTCTTACTATCCTTCATCTACTTCAAGAGGTAGAAGAAACAATGGTGAAGCGGCTAGATCTTCTCTTTTGAATACAAAGTTATACGGTGAGTTAAACTTACGTTACCAAAAATCATGGGGCGACCACAACTTGGACTTTATCGGATTGGGTACTATTGAAAAAAGAACAGTTCAATCTGAGTTCCAAAGAGCATTAGGTTTCCCTACAGATGCAACAGGATATTATACTTTTGAAAATGCAACAGATGTATTAGTTCCTATCAATAATTATTTTACGACAGACTTAGTATCTGGTTTATTTAGAGCAGCCTATAATTTTAGACATAAATATTATGTAGATGTAAATGCTAGAATTGATGCTTCATCGAAATTTGCCGAAAACAATAAGAGTGCAATTTTCCCTTCTGCGGCAGTAGCATGGGCTATCTCAGAAGAAAACTTTTTAAAGTCATCTGAGAAAATCAATAATTTGAAATTGAGAGCATCTTATGGTAAGACAGGTAACAATGCCATTAATGCTTACCAATCGATGGCTTTAATGGAACCGGTGAGATACAATTATGATGGATCGGTAGCGGTAGGTTATATAGAAACCAATTTGGCAAATGATAACCTAACTTGGGAAACGACAGATCAGTTTAACGTAGGTCTTGATATCGGATTGTTCAGAAATCGCTTAACAGCTTCTGCAGATGTTTACTACAAGAAAACATACGACTTACTTCAGAAAGTGAATTTACCAGCCTCAAATGGTTTTGTATCCAAAATCGATAATTTTGGTGAGGTAGAAAACAGAGGTATTGAAGTTACAATGGGTTATGATATCATCAAAAAGAAAAACTTCAACTGGAATGTAACAGGTACTTTTGCCTTGAATAGAAATATGCTTGTTTCATTGAACAACAATATTGATTACCAATTAGGGCCATCAGTAGGACCGGATAGAGTATATCCAAATATCTTTATGGAAGGTCAACCTTTGGGTATTTTCTGGGGTGCTGAAACAGATGGAATATACAAAGATTGGGATGAAGCCAATGCAAGTGGTATTGTTGGAGCTGCTCCAGGTGAGATTAAATATGTAAACCACCATGTAGAATACGATGCAGATGGGAATCCACTACCTAACCAACAAATTAATTTTGATGATTATGTGAAAATTGGTGACC of Flammeovirga agarivorans contains these proteins:
- a CDS encoding T9SS type A sorting domain-containing protein, encoding MKCFLRNILLLLFFKLTLSINALAQNEVSAISGGHWSDPTIWSNQKVPTKLDNVDLKDYTVFLILPQGVDTLFVCNNLNIDQAGNLLIGHDEEAEKWIGINGNIHCDGTIAQGRGESSMESESFLHPYNSNLIINTNSATSITGKGYINPKNLVLSGTESSTLTIDHYNMVVDGDFNIINTSTQEVDFTAYTFLKVYGSLGISGGRDQKWLNKTPIVFTTEGVIVCENLDLYSKNGSIQSSIYIKNGGSISTKTVNHTNEWVESGNKGFQLKIARTGLLRLGEDALHPETIQNEEELFQVLNYGEIRTHFKNHIESYDSMMVQIEPYKPENYENATEYKHVIGASHIGGWYNFTEKPYLIEGLDMFKEFGSTAFKTSLTCGWQKMHAHYPFNHDWPNQFNTMTGLAKYHLMDTLFSDEEIKTHAVWANPNFGDYYKEGPDKNNDIYAQEEEQFFQLTVHLLETYGDMDKRFVLQNWEGDWMLRGSTRNWEKEPETIPVDIRWRVDGMGRMFRSRMRGVEKARALYPEANAEVLFSVEFNKLFYRKDGEYTNMIELEVPNLIEQVIPQMRLDISSWSSYDGRWLQEIEVFPYGFLNGIRIAEYFTTSAHFVNEGTPVMLGEFGMNENEPYIPKQYEREELPEMFSDLLGLVKYTGVQQVYLWNFFSSGDQAFEFEKGEQYELDTLYKYLDGKWVVEPDQSYGTVGAYLEEIFNEDEIKDPTSTEDNFVKTSIFPNPAEGEIYITSEALIEEVLIYSTTGILYNRQALDNTNKINVSQLPPGHFLIRIITNKGQSTHQLIKK
- a CDS encoding SusC/RagA family TonB-linked outer membrane protein; translated protein: MKQLLLILITCLAVSAFAQDRTVKGTVYSDEENLPLPGVSVVIKDGDTSRGMITDMDGRFTIKVKESDILVFSFIGMETQEIAVNNRSEIEVRLGYDVEELDEVVVSSGYFDIKKGDVVGAVGTIGSDELEQTRSVNVENMIAGRVAGVIVSGNGQPGGGVGIQIRGTNSMQGGTQPLYVIDGIPMDPLTDAQGNAGSGDSQSALNFINPSDIESINILKDANATAIYGARGANGVVVITTKEADGGKSYDKLTATVEFGISEINNKIGVLDGPQFEEYMNQRVLNNFYKVITNPAREGMVFDGTQPLTLENFPEVAELPGRMPFPETTGVNTDWQDITYQQAITQNYNLAYRGGNKKGNMSLSFGLTDNQGVIINSDYTRATLNMNINRQTFDGKVTLNSRTNGSYGTGRATSAGNGEMFNEKGIVTNTLTFQPIYEVLNDGQSDDIYAPLNEGYLLSNPYTMATQVQDIKDAYTFNQAFTLSTNFTDNLSATAKGAVNVQSSYRNSYYPSSTSRGRRNNGEAARSSLLNTKLYGELNLRYQKSWGDHNLDFIGLGTIEKRTVQSEFQRALGFPTDATGYYTFENATDVLVPINNYFTTDLVSGLFRAAYNFRHKYYVDVNARIDASSKFAENNKSAIFPSAAVAWAISEENFLKSSEKINNLKLRASYGKTGNNAINAYQSMALMEPVRYNYDGSVAVGYIETNLANDNLTWETTDQFNVGLDIGLFRNRLTASADVYYKKTYDLLQKVNLPASNGFVSKIDNFGEVENRGIEVTMGYDIIKKKNFNWNVTGTFALNRNMLVSLNNNIDYQLGPSVGPDRVYPNIFMEGQPLGIFWGAETDGIYKDWDEANASGIVGAAPGEIKYVNHHVEYDADGNPLPNQQINFDDYVKIGDPNPDFVFSLSSAFKYKNWDVSFLITGQKGGDILWVESWPLVNMSKTTNVSEEAYNNSWKAPIDYNYETGEVVYNPSTGNIDNPEHPAPMTVTGQRAISSDRQIYDASYLRLKNVNLGYTFRFRSKRSMRLYASGHNLFTLTNYPGYDPEVTTYSQNPQRRGIDFGSYPGVKTYIMGIKFNY